A section of the Papio anubis isolate 15944 chromosome 2, Panubis1.0, whole genome shotgun sequence genome encodes:
- the PRRT3 gene encoding proline-rich transmembrane protein 3 isoform X5, with protein MASSPWGCVCGFLLLLLLPLLGTGPALGRGFPRPLENSKTPMIPGAHPKGSLGSEPHSFDIFLDNPRAESHRNSDVRHAPADEMPEKPVASPLGPALYGPKAAQGAQRERLPVTDDLQMARGQSSHGWTGPLDSQELLEQEAVAPHPDPAASDVGSVPPVEVVYSQEPGAQPDLALARSLPPAEELPVETPKRAGAEVSWEVSSSSPLPKQVDLPDAKDSPGPQPMDPPASEAPDGPSKPEIAAMNGADPISPQRVRGAVEAPGTPKPLIPGPSDPGPAANRTESPMGALQPDDAEEWPGRPQSHPPAPPVQAPSTSRRGLIRVTTQRALGQPPPPEPSASSMASAPASSPPANATAPPLRWGPLRRVLSFSWELHVYGVGVLFLLPALLALAALAAAPAGPRLALVAAVLVLVASGLRSAYMLTDPYGSQARLGVRGGLVLYNLPFPLLLTALAALTLLGLGAGLPPPLQNPLLLGAVALVHGVGLLATDLLSTWSVLNLLMQGLSCAWGAAVALGTLCLCRRRLLDGPRGWDASPGPRLLAVAGALGLLASGLQLAAALWLYPGPGRVGRFSWAWWGVHFWLRLLELTWALALALAAVAAARPRPPTEHACWAKLMRLACPAPSGKSEVPERPNNCYARPSSVGAGSLDISKSLIRNPAESGQLATPSSGAWGSAASLGRGPQGGPGLSRNGVGPAPSLSELDLRPPSPINLSRSIDAALFREHLVRDSVFKRCGLRGVASPPPGGALRPRRGSHPKAELDDAGSSLLRGRCRSLSDVRVRGPVPQHVVEEPDGAAAVASGSSLDSFSRGSLKISWNPWRHGLSSVDSLPLDELPSTVQLLPAPTPAPDSTAARPGNGQGEVQPRGKPGESRSASSDTIEL; from the exons ATGGCCTCCAGCCCATGGGGCTGTGTATGTGGCTttctgctgttgttgctgctgccaCTCCTGGGGACTGGCCCTGCCCTGGGGAGGGGCTTTCCCAGGCCACTTGAAAACTCCAAAACCCCTATGATTCCTGGAGCCCACCCTAAGGGCTCTTTGGGCTCAGAGCCCCACTCCTTTGACATCTTCCTGGACAACCCCAGAGCTGAGAGTCACAGGAATTCTGATGTCCGCCACGCCCCTGCTGACGAGATGCCTGAGAAGCCTGTAGCCTCTCCCCTTGGCCCAGCCCTGTATGGGCCCAAAGCAGCCCAAGGGGCTCAGAGAGAACGACTCCCAGTAACTGATGACCTCCAGATGGCTCGAGGACAAAGCTCCCACGGCTGGACAGGACCTCTGGATTCACAAGAGCTTCTGGAGCAAGAAGCAGTGGCTCCGCACCCA GATCCAGCAGCCTCTGATGTTGGCTCAGTTCCCCCAGTTGAGGTGGTGTACTCTCAGGAGCCAGGGGCCCAGCCAGACTTGGCATTGGCCAGAAGCCTTCCTCCTGCTGAGGAGCTGCCGGTTGAGACCCCCAAGAGGGCTGGAGCTGAGGTGTCCTGGGAAGTCAGCTCCTCAAGTCCGCTGCCCAAGCAGGTTGACCTCCCTGACGCTAAGGATTCACCAGGACCCCAGCCCatggatccgcctgcctcagaggCTCCTGACGGGCCGTCCAAGCCAG AGATAGCAGCAATGAATGGAGCAGACCCCATCTCCCCCCAGCGGGTGAGAGGAGCCGTGGAGGCCCCAGGCACCCCCAAGCCCCTCATCCCTGGTCCCTCAGACCCTGGCCCAGCTGCAAACCGAACAGAGAGCCCCATGGGGGCCCTGCAGCCAG ATGACGCCGAGGAGTGGCCAGGGCGCCCCCAAAGCCATCCCCCAGCACCCCCAGTCCAGGCCCCCTCGACGTCACGCCGGGGCCTCATTCGAGTCACCACACAGCGAGCCCTGGGCCAGCCTCCCCCTCCGGAGCCCTCAGCCAGCTCCATGGCTTCAGCCCCAGCCTCCAGCCCCCCAGCCAATGCCACTGCACCCCCGCTACGCTGGGGCCCCCTGCGGCGGGTCCTGAGCTTCTCCTGGGAGCTGCACGTCTACGGGGTGGGGGTGCTCTTTCTGCTGCCCGCGTTGTTGGCGCTGGCTGCGCTGGCAGCCGCCCCAGCAGGGCCCCGGCTGGCATTGGTGGCCGCGGTGCTGGTGCTCGTGGCTTCAGGGCTGCGATCCGCCTACATGCTTACCGACCCTTATGGCTCGCAGGCGCGGCTGGGCGTTCGCGGGGGCTTGGTGCTCTACAACCTGCCCTTCCCCTTGCTGCTCACGGCGCTGGCGGCCCTGACTCTGCTCGGCCTGGGCGCCGGGCTGCCGCCACCGCTGCAAAACCCACTCCTGCTGGGAGCAGTGGCGTTGGTGCATGGTGTGGGGTTGCTCGCGACAGACCTGCTGTCCACATGGTCTGTGCTCAACCTCCTTATGCAAGGCTTGTCGTGCGCCTGGGGCGCGGCCGTGGCTCTAGGCACGCTCTGCCTGTGCCGTCGCCGCCTGCTGGACGGCCCACGGGGCTGGGATGCCAGCCCGGGCCCTCGGCTGTTGGCCGTGGCGGGCGCGCTGGGGCTGCTGGCCAGCGGCTTGCAGCTGGCGGCTGCGCTCTGGCTGTACCCGGGCCCCGGTCGCGTGGGCCGCTTCTCGTGGGCCTGGTGGGGTGTCCACTTCTGGCTGCGCCTCCTGGAGCTGACATGGGCGCTCGCCCTGGCGCTGGCCGCGGTGGCTGCCGCGAGACCCAGGCCGCCCACGGAGCACGCTTGCTGGGCTAAGCTGATGCGTCTGGCGTGCCCGGCGCCGTCGGGCAAGAGCGAGGTGCCGGAGCGACCCAATAACTGCTATGCGCGGCCCAGCAGCGTTGGTGCAGGCAGCTTGGACATCAGCAAGAGCCTCATCCGCAACCCGGCGGAGAGTGGGCAGCTGGCCACGCCCAGTTCAGGCGCCTGGGGCTCGGCTGCGTCGCTGGGTCGCGGACCCCAGGGTGGCCCAGGACTGTCCCGCAACGGTGTGGGACCGGCGCCATCGCTGAGCGAGCTGGATCTGCGGCCGCCATCGCCCATCAACCTGAGCCGTAGCATCGACGCCGCGCTCTTCCGCGAGCACCTGGTGCGAGACAGTGTGTTCAAGCGCTGCGGCCTCCGCGGCGTGGCCTCCCCGCCGCCTGGAGGCGCTCTGCGGCCGCGTCGGGGCAGCCATCCCAAAGCCGAGCTCGACGACGCTGGCTCCTCGCTCCTCCGCGGCCGCTGCAGGTCGCTCAGCGACGTGCGCGTGCGCGGGCCGGTCCCACAACACGTAGTGGAAGAGCCCGACGGGGCAGCCGCGGTGGCTTCTGGCAGCTCCCTGGACAGCTTCTCCAGGGGCTCACTCAAGATCAGTTGGAACCCCTGGCGCCACGGGCTGTCATCAGTGGACAGTCTGCCCCTAGATGAGTTGCCCAGCACAGTACAGCTACTGCCTGCCCCGACCCCAGCCCCTGACTCTACCGCTGCTCGGCCGGGGAACGGCCAGGGAGAGGTCCAGCCGCGCGGCAAGCCTGGGGAATCCCGCAGCGCCTCCAGTGATACCATCGAGCTTTGA